In Helianthus annuus cultivar XRQ/B chromosome 3, HanXRQr2.0-SUNRISE, whole genome shotgun sequence, a single window of DNA contains:
- the LOC110932465 gene encoding short-chain dehydrogenase TIC 32, chloroplastic-like produces the protein MICSGPTSGIGLETARVLALRGVHVVMAARNVKAATKCKEDIIKGCPNATIDVMELDLSSLESVRNFANEYISKGLPLNILVCNAGVMALPFTLTKDGIESQFATNYLGHFHLTNLLLDTMKNTAKNCGKEGRIVIVSSELYKMTYKEGIMFDKLNDEKCYNSYLAYGQSKLANILHANELARRLKEEGADITVNSLHPGLIATNLSRHSSCMSICLFGVIRHFQKNIPQGASTTCYLALNPKVKGVSGEYFVDNNVAKANRKARDAELAKKLWECGMELTKSK, from the exons ATGATATGTTcaggtcctacaagtggtattgggCTGGAAACCGCGCGTGTGCTTGCTTTGCGTGGTGTACATGTAGTTATGGCAGCCAGGAATGTGAAAGCCGCTACAAAATGTAAGGAAGACATAATAAAGGGCTGCCCTAATGCTACCATTGATGTTATGGAGCTTGATTTGAGCTCATTGGAATCTGTCAGAAACTTTGCAAATGAGTACATTTCCAAGGGTCTACCCCTCAACATCCTCGT TTGCAATGCAGGGGTGATGGCTCTTCCATTTACCCTTACCAAAGATGGAATTGAGAGTCAGTTTGCAACTAACTATCTTG GACACTTCCATTTGACGAATCTGTTGTTAGATACGATGAAAAATACTGCTAAAAACTGTGGAAAAGAAGGAAGGATTGTTATAGTTTCATCAGAACTTTATAAGATGACTTACAAAGAAGGAATCATGTTCGACAAGCTAAATGATGAAAAATG ctacaacagttACCTTGCATATGGGCAGTCCAAGCTTGCAAATATTCTACATGCTAATGAGCTAGCAAGGCGCCTCAAG GAAGAAGGGGCTGACATAACTGTTAATTCATTGCATCCTGGACTCATTGCAACAAACCTTTCACGTCACTCGAGCTGTATGTCAA TCTGCTTATTTGGAGTCATCAGACACTTTCAAAAGAATATCCCACAg GGAGCTTCAACCACCTGTTATTTGGCATTAAACCCAAAGGTTAAAGGAGTTAGCGGCGAGTATTTTGTTGACAATAATGTGGCTAAAGCGAATCGTAAGGCCAGAGATGCTGAGTTGGCAAAGAAACTATGGGAATGCGGTATGGAGTTGACCAAGTCAAAGTGA